The genomic DNA TGTGAAGTTTGTGCTCCCGTGTTTAGAGTACCATCCCTAGGTACGTTGCTGTAAGACATATACTTGATGACCGATCAACTGTTAAGTGTGATTTAGTGGACTAGTTTGTGTGTGTCCACAGGTTCCGATTTTTCCTTTAACTGGAAGAACCCATAACTCAGATAAGCACTATATGAAACCTGATTGTTATCTGTATACCATCATAGAACATCTTTGCATTATTTCAGGCTGTTGAAGCTACGAATAATGTGGAGCGCGGGAACAAGGAGCTATCCCAGGCAATCCAGCGCAACAGCAGCAGTAGAacctttctcctcctcttcttctttgttcTCACTTTCTCTGTTCTTTTTCTTGACTGGTACAACAACTGAATTAGCACATGAAGACATTGTAATTGTTTTGTTCATGCGAAATGATCACATTACCAAAAACCATCTGCCTCTCTAAAGTCTAAACTGACCTTTTAGCCACTCTGTATTACTTCCCAACCGTATTGTTCACTGTGCTCTCTATCTGAATTTGCTGGGATTTTTAGTTTCATTTTAAGTGTGCAAATGTACTAAAGATGTGGGCACTGTACTGGGTCTGTGTAAATTTGGTCGGGTACATGAACGAGACGTAAAGATGCCGTTTGGAGCTTTCAATCACTTGTAGATAGGCAAGTTCCGACGTCTGTCTGCAGAATGTATTAGCATAACTTGGCCATCCATTTCTTACTAATCAGACCATTACCGGAATCTCAACAGCGTGGGCGTGCAGCGTACCTTAAAAGTAATCAAGCACTGTCTCCATGGCTCTTCCTGTTAGCTTTGAAGCAAACTATAATTGCTTCGATCACAGCCTCACACAGAACAAAGGTGCATCTGATTGTGAAATTGCAATGTCCTCAGATGCATGATGCATCACACACAACAAAAAATGCATCTGATTGTGAAATTGAAATGTGCATTTTAATATGTATTTTAGAATGGGGAGTAAAGTGGACACAGGACAGACATTGGTAGCCAAACATCATTTTCGATTtatatacaaaatacaaaatcaAAGAGCCCTTTGCAGTGACACCGACCAGTGAACAGCATGATGCTAACTAATCATGCCGATAGGTAAGGTACGGAACTTAACAAGCCGATGGTGACAGGCCGGCCAGGGAAGCAAGAAAAAGGCAACAGCTCCTGACATCAAGAAGTATGCATTCCACCTCCATGTCTGTCATATTACAACTCTATACCAGCATGCTTACGCACATGCTTATCGACACAGACCATTACCCTCTTCACTATACGCATCATCCATTAGTATCCCCCCTCCCACTTTCGATATCTACAGATAGGTGCACAGAACACAGTTTTGTCTCAGAACAAGAGCAAGCACAGCACCACGAACACGAAGAGGAAGAACCAGATCTGGTGCAGGGACCTCTCGATCTCCAGGTGCCGCCTCTGCCTGGGGTTCACGTTCTGTGCAGCGACATGGTAAGGGCTCGTGTAGTACAAGCTTGCAGGCAGCTGGCCACGGAGCACTAACGGGAGCACGGCCTCCGCCATCCCTCCAAGCACCCCTCCAGCAGTTGAGTGGATCAAGCCACGTCCTAGTGGTGCAGGAGGGTAGATGAAGTCGAACCCAGCGGGATTGGGGCGGTAGTGTGCGTGCTGCAATGGCTGATGCAGAGGGTTGGCTTCCATGCTCTGGTGGTGTTGCTGGTCATCGACATTGCTCTGTGCGTTCTGATGCTCAACTGTCTCCCGGTGCACCATGGGACGGCGCGGGATGGCCACACCATTCAGCGATTTCTTCGAGCTCCCTCCACGGCCATATAGTGGCACTAGCGTGTCTGGGGAGAGTGTTGCCTTACATACGGGACACTGCCGCCTTGCTGAACTGCTGTTGTCGCTGGCAGTCGACTCCACCCCTGGGCGCAGCCATTCATAGATACAAGGCCAGCAGTAGAGGTGACCGCAGAGGGTAACCACAGGTTCTGCTGCAAAATCAAGGCAAATGTTGCAGTCAAAGCATCCGCTTCCCATTGTCGTAGGCATGTCCCCGCTGGATTTCTTCACTGCTTCAACATCAGCCACCAAAGGCTGGCTATTGATAGCAGCCATGCAAGGCTGATCCATTCTCCCAGCTTCCATGACAATCAAGATACTTGCTCTTGAAAACTGATTTGGTTCAGTTACTGACACTACTGCAGTAGACAAAAGAAATCAACGGAGGTCAGTAAGAATAAATACGATTGATAAAGCAACACATAAAATGGGCCATAGCTTTGCACAAAATGATGAGGGGTGTTAAAGCATTGGAAACGTTCATAATGTGCAGATACCAACCTAACCATGCGGGAGGACTATAAAAATACAAGCCATAAGATTGGAAGCAACAAAGCAAACCACATGTCAATCTCTAGCTTTTAAGATATGTGCAATTCTGCAGCAGACGCGGAACTAGGTGTACAGACAACAGACATAACAGAGTGTTGCATGTGACAACTGAAGCAAACAATGTAAATCTCCAAAACATGTTAAGAAGCCAGAAACTTTGCCACTTAAGCTAGTTATGCTTGCACTAAAGAATCTATCATCTTTCCTTGCAGCATGAGTCAGTAGTCATGGATTCTCCAATATGTAAGTACCGGGGACTACATCTGCCGCGTTTTGTTTTTGTCCCCTTTGTTATGGTTATCCCTGTGCTACTTTTCTATTCCATTGACATGTTATCCATGAAGATATCTATCAGAAATTAGGAAAGTTATGTCAGCAAGGGAACGAAACTGCTTGCTTTATCTCCAAGGTGTGCAACGGCAAAATATTGACTCCAGGTCTTGGCCCCATGTTCAATGCAAGGGCCATCACTGCCAGCTCAAAATTGCCTTGGgaagaaaatagaaaacaaTTTTTGTTTTAAAAAGGCACGCCCTGCAGCTTGCAAACGTAGACTTGACAGGGCTGGGGTACTGAGCAGATTGACGCTGATCCTAACAAATTATATATTCAGATAAGGGATG from Setaria italica strain Yugu1 chromosome VII, Setaria_italica_v2.0, whole genome shotgun sequence includes the following:
- the LOC101754403 gene encoding E3 ubiquitin-protein ligase RMA1H1; protein product: MLLLNLVVFSSHHRPCLLLLLPSLLLLITTKLTSPPAGPPPHPPPRSRVRRARRCRGLTAHATAAPTPSSPDLAPPNPSPQASLPPRRVASNSCVTVVLVVNIIILAGGAGLPWRADPPELGLVSSSAVVSVTEPNQFSRASILIVMEAGRMDQPCMAAINSQPLVADVEAVKKSSGDMPTTMGSGCFDCNICLDFAAEPVVTLCGHLYCWPCIYEWLRPGVESTASDNSSSARRQCPVCKATLSPDTLVPLYGRGGSSKKSLNGVAIPRRPMVHRETVEHQNAQSNVDDQQHHQSMEANPLHQPLQHAHYRPNPAGFDFIYPPAPLGRGLIHSTAGGVLGGMAEAVLPLVLRGQLPASLYYTSPYHVAAQNVNPRQRRHLEIERSLHQIWFFLFVFVVLCLLLF